Proteins from one Mobula birostris isolate sMobBir1 chromosome 10, sMobBir1.hap1, whole genome shotgun sequence genomic window:
- the nkpd1 gene encoding NTPase KAP family P-loop domain-containing protein 1: protein MPKDEIGGQTLYDSYATCLARTLCYVSTPMTVGLYAPWGSGINCLLQNVEKEIKIEALSREKKESQKSQETPRAPTGFGFISLLWHLIFLKPQLTAQHEKRKNVRFIFVQFSAWQFAGNEKLWAGLITTLCDDIKNQFGCIPTSIVRALGHQDTILRTNSNCEWVSKKALGIPLWLIFFLLLLVASLLAFFILVPGFTLSQMGNNYVGAVKGISFGLIGMSVLMPMKNTIMVSRNMIVSQKEKMKTLMNKSDFSSQLGFMNDVKQEVIVLTNFIHYMEVFERRKIRIVLKIISLDRCTPDKIVGVLDAMNILLSDPDAPFISILAVDPSIIASCVEKSNSLKGIAENGYNFLNRIVSLPFSVPKMDTQTKLKYLQCVVDGKNALLEESLSPKQVIRQVSRFRKHSDESNPLITVSCENNQSFKQRNDQMKPGYYIQQAYQCLTDMDGDLHEYIEENFLQIRRIVNIISVMIGLMIERNAPMSSLPVQKIVAWVILASNWPCRLSWIWQCWEDAEQRRELHEEKEIDDEMLLWTIYENSSEKFNTIRSSIEKLLELDGDPEIFQKLLLISYKFTMKEGKFMIPFTINLDRSLKRKMEVILARNL from the coding sequence aagaaataaaaatagaagcactcagcagagagaaGAAGGAATCACAGAAATCCCAGGAGACGCCTCGGGCACCTACTGGTTTTGGATTTATTTCACTTTTATGGCATTTGATTTTCCTCAAGCCGCAATTAACAGCGCAACATGAAAAAAGGAAAAATGTTCGGTTCATATTCGTTCAGTTCAGTGCATGGCAATTTGCAGGAAATGAAAAGCTGTGGGCTGGGCTCATTACCACACTCTGTGACGACATTAAGAACCAGTTTGGATGCATCCCAACTAGCATCGTCAGGGCTCTTGGTCACCAAGATACTATTCTAAGAACAAATTCCAATTGTGAATGGGTGTCCAAAAAGGCACTAGGAATTCCACTATGGCTTATTTTCTTTTTACTCCTTTTGGTAGCCTCTCTACTAGCATTCTTCATCTTAGTTCCTGGCTTCACCCTCAGCCAGATGGGAAATAATTATGTTGGAGCAGTCAAAGGCATTAGTTTTGGCTTAatcggaatgtctgtactcatgccAATGAAAAACACAATCATGGTAAGCAGGAATATGATTGTCAGTCAGAAGGAAAAAATGAAGACCCTAATGAATAAATCGGATTTTAGTAGTCAGCTAGGCTTTATGAATGATGTGAAGCAAGAAGTCATAGTCCTTACAAACTTCATCCACTACATGGAAGTTTTTGAACGAAGAAAGATTCGAATAGTACTGAAAATCATCAGCCTTGACAGGTGCACTCCAGATAAAATTGTTGGTGTTCTGGATGCTATGAACATCCTTCTTTCCGATCCAGATGCCCCTTTTATTTCAATACTTGCTGTTGACCCCAGCATTATTGCATCCTGTGTTGAGAAATCTAATAGTCTGAAAGGCATTGCAGAAAATGGCTATAATTTCCTCAACAGGATTGTGTCACTACCGTTTTCTGTCCCCAAAATGGACACTCAGACCAAGCTCAAATATCTTCAGTGCGTAGTGGATGGGAAGAATGCCCTCCTGGAAGAAAGTCTGTCACCTAAACAAGTCATTAGACAAGTAAGCAGATTCAGGAAACACTCTGATGAAAGTAACCCATTGATTACTGTTTCTTGTGAAAACAACCAATCTTTCAAACAAAGAAATGATCAAATGAAACCAGGTTATTATATTCAACAGGCTTATCAGTGTTTAACAGACATGGATGGTGATCTCCATGAATACATCGAGGAGAACTTTCTGCAAATAAGGAGGATAGTAAACATAATCTCAGTTATGATTGGACTAATGATAGAAAGGAATGCCCCGATGAGTTCTTTGCCGGTTCAGAAAATTGTTGCATGGGTCATTTTGGCAAGTAACTGGCCGTGCCGTCTCAGTTGGATCTGGCAATGTTGGGAAGATGCTGAGCAAAGGAGAGAGTTACATGAAGAAAAAGAGATTGATGATGAAATGCTTCTGTGGACCATTTATGAAAACTCTTCAGAGAAGTTTAACACTATAAGATCCAGTATTGAAAAATTGTTGGAACTGGATGGAGATCCTGAAATCTTTCAGAAGCTTCTGTTAATCAGTTACAAATTCACCATGAAAGAGGGAAAATTCATGATTCCATTTACAATCAATCTAGATCGATCTTTAAAAAGAAAGATGGAAGTTATTCTTGCAAGAAATTTGTGA
- the bloc1s3 gene encoding biogenesis of lysosome-related organelles complex 1 subunit 3: MTTAQFLTIVQGEASETDSEEELYLTSTSPACILQAGAKVPGEASETDEEDAGSELEAATQDIQQAIQHNLPPLVVIRDKEPEVLTGVEEKPTVKIRHQGRYSSLLQQKLRESNVRLNHNVEHAVKQMYENATKEIRTATSHLSNSQNGIINASHSIRLILDDLKAVTEKMDIITSCNLLPDIQIPPRQQV, from the coding sequence ATGACCACCGCACAGTTCCTAACCATTGTTCAGGGGGAAGCCTCGGAAACAGACTCTGAGGAAGAACTCTACCTCACGTCCACATCTCCAGCGTGCATCCTGCAGGCAGGAGCAAAAGTGCCTGGTGAAGCATCGGAAACCGACGAGGAGGATGCAGGCAGCGAGCTGGAAGCAGCAACGCAAGACATCCAGCAAGCCATTCAGCACAACCTCCCGCCTTTGGTCGTGATCCGTGACAAAGAGCCGGAAGTCTTGACTGGGGTGGAAGAGAAGCCGACTGTGAAGATTCGCCACCAGGGCCGGTACAGTAGTCTTCTGCAGCAGAAGCTGAGGGAGAGTAATGTGCGCCTTAACCACAACGTGGAGCACGCAGTCAAGCAGATGTACGAGAATGCCACCAAGGAGATCCGCACTGCTACCAGTCACCTCAGCAATTCCCAGAACGGGATTATTAATGCATCTCACAGTATCCGGTTAATCCTGGATGACTTGAAAGCAGTGACAGAAAAGATGGACATAATCACAAGCTGCAACTTACTCCCTGACATTCAGATTCCACCTCGTCAGCAAGTCTAG